Proteins from a genomic interval of Cuculus canorus isolate bCucCan1 chromosome 17, bCucCan1.pri, whole genome shotgun sequence:
- the CHCHD10 gene encoding coiled-coil-helix-coiled-coil-helix domain-containing protein 10, mitochondrial, protein MARGSRSVARPAAAPAAPAPASPAPVPAAQPAQPGLMAQMASTAAGVAVGSAVGHVVGSVLTGAFGGSSEPAKAAAPAQEPRQQPLPPQSPYGPCHYEMKQFLECATNQRDLTLCEGFNEALKQCKYSNGVSSLL, encoded by the exons ATGGCGCGGGGCAGCAGGAGTGTGGCGCGGCCCGCGGCGGCCCCGGCGGCTCCAGCCCCGGCCAG CCCGGCCCCGGTGCCGGCGGCGCAGCCGGCGCAGCCCGGGCTGATGGCGCAGATGGCGAGCACGGCGGCGGGCGTGGCCGTGGGCTCCGCCGTGGGACACGTCGTGGGCAGCGTCCTCACCGGCGCCTTCGGCGGCTCCTCCGAACCGGCCAAGGCGGCGGCTCCCGCCCAG GAGCCCCGGCAGCAGCCGCTGCCCCCGCAGTCGCCCTACGGCCCCTGCCACTATGAGATGAAGCAGTTCCTGGAGTGCGCCACCAACCAGAGAGACCTGACCTTGTGCGAGGGCTTCAATGAGGCTCTGAAACAGTGCAAGTACAGCAACG GTGTTTCTTCTCTCCTGTGA